In Stigmatella aurantiaca, the following proteins share a genomic window:
- a CDS encoding bifunctional serine/threonine-protein kinase/formylglycine-generating enzyme family protein, whose translation MASPASLNPPDAWTPPEEFDEYRLIRLIGRGRTGRVYLAHDTLLERPVAVKFIPALGQNALSRFLVEARAAARIQHPNVVTLYRVGQLEDQPYLISEFIRGVSLDRVARPVPSERVLSIGKDLARGLSAAHRRGVLHRDIKPGNAVLTEAGEVKLLDFGLAKLLDPAAAAAAAAEPGPGRAAGVPPVVPAELDPEASAGFGARSLDGVFLPSLPRGALVGTPYYMSPEAWAGEELTARSDVYSLGVVLYELCAGKGPFRDVPWRELSEHVRSRDARPLAEAAPGVDAGLAAVIDRCLRREPSERYASAAVLLDALEQLGRDELVPGTIPEGNPFRGLQAFEAEHRALFFGRRREQRAVLERLKGEPFLLITGDSGVGKSSLCLAGVIPLLADGALEDGRRWRSTRLVPGRHPVAALAAALAPILEVPEEQLAESLHAEPSALARRLRAKLGAREGLLLYVDQLEELVTLASAEEAAQAGIALGELAEGVTGVRLLATGRSDFLTRLTGVPGLGAAVPRALYLLRALTPEEMREAITGPARVKGVRFESEALVDTLVAATAATEGGLPLLQFALAELWEARDRAAGVITQAALDGLGGVSGALARHADGAVDSLLPDQRVAARGVLLRLITADGTRARKTDRELVGDDPRYRAALEALVRARLLVAREAEEGTSYEVAHEALVTGWKTLARWLVESTERREVQARLETAAAHWERLGHARDVLWGPRQLAETAVLDAAELTRREQDFLEVSRRTVVRSRQVRRALAAGFLILLALVYGGGRLRERWRLSQEVQAQLSEASRALGEARDKRQALSAERDQAFRLYSAGHKAEGDRAWAHAAARSAQVREHFDAVADRLERALVLEPGRKEVWDELASYLHERALLAEQEDEKVTLPTLLQRLRLYDVGGHRWQQWSEPAHLALAFKPAGVQARLLPVSRGADGHEVLGTPLSWPPPEGPGADLPVPPGNYRLEAEAPGHEPLLLPLRVVRGERRVMELPLLPQGSLPKGFVYVPPGQVLFGSAEDESVREFFNAVPIHEMKTAGFLIARHETTYADWIAFLESLPPAQRAKHAPAVGALGSLLKLEQVGDTWRLKMQPSSVLYTAWAGEKLRYAKRAWNAEQDWLKMPVSGITFDSAEAYAAWLSKTGRVPGARLCSELEWERAARGSDGREYPHGDRLAPREANFDLTYGKEAGGFGPDEVGRHPASRSPFGVDDMAGNVWEWAYSWLEPGKPVVRGGSYYFAAPSARSSNRELPERDARDPTVGLRLCATPPSPAR comes from the coding sequence GTGGCCTCTCCAGCCTCCCTCAACCCACCCGATGCGTGGACTCCCCCGGAGGAGTTCGACGAGTACCGGCTGATCCGGCTGATCGGCCGTGGGCGCACGGGAAGGGTGTACCTGGCGCACGACACGCTGCTGGAGCGCCCCGTGGCGGTGAAGTTCATCCCCGCCCTGGGCCAGAACGCCCTGTCGCGCTTCCTGGTGGAGGCCCGGGCCGCGGCCCGCATTCAGCACCCCAACGTCGTCACGCTCTACCGCGTGGGCCAGCTGGAGGATCAGCCCTACCTCATCTCCGAGTTCATCCGCGGCGTCAGCCTGGACCGGGTGGCCCGGCCCGTGCCCTCCGAGCGCGTGCTGTCCATCGGGAAGGACCTGGCGCGCGGGCTGAGCGCGGCGCACCGGCGCGGGGTACTGCACCGGGACATCAAGCCGGGCAACGCCGTGCTCACCGAGGCCGGTGAGGTGAAGCTCCTGGACTTCGGCCTTGCCAAGCTCCTGGACCCGGCCGCCGCCGCTGCCGCCGCCGCCGAGCCGGGGCCGGGCCGGGCCGCGGGGGTGCCTCCCGTGGTGCCCGCGGAGTTGGATCCCGAGGCGAGCGCGGGCTTCGGCGCGCGCTCGCTGGATGGGGTGTTCCTGCCCTCGCTGCCCCGGGGCGCGCTGGTGGGCACGCCCTATTACATGTCCCCCGAGGCGTGGGCGGGCGAGGAGCTGACGGCGCGCAGCGACGTGTACTCGCTGGGCGTGGTGCTCTACGAGCTGTGCGCGGGCAAGGGGCCGTTCCGGGACGTGCCCTGGCGCGAGCTGTCCGAGCACGTGCGCTCGCGCGACGCGCGGCCGCTCGCCGAGGCCGCCCCCGGGGTGGACGCGGGGCTGGCGGCCGTCATCGACCGGTGCCTGCGGCGCGAGCCCTCGGAGCGCTATGCCTCCGCGGCGGTGCTGCTGGATGCGCTGGAGCAGCTCGGGCGGGACGAGCTCGTCCCGGGCACCATCCCCGAGGGCAACCCCTTCCGCGGCCTCCAGGCGTTCGAGGCCGAGCACCGCGCCCTGTTCTTCGGCCGGCGGCGCGAGCAGCGCGCGGTGCTGGAGCGGCTCAAGGGCGAGCCCTTCCTGCTCATCACCGGTGACTCCGGCGTGGGCAAGTCCTCCCTGTGCCTCGCGGGCGTCATCCCGCTCCTCGCGGATGGGGCGCTGGAGGACGGGCGGCGCTGGCGCTCCACGCGCCTGGTGCCGGGGCGCCACCCCGTCGCCGCGCTCGCCGCGGCGCTGGCGCCCATCCTGGAGGTGCCCGAGGAGCAGCTCGCCGAGAGCCTGCACGCGGAGCCCAGCGCCCTGGCGCGAAGGCTGCGCGCGAAGCTGGGCGCGCGCGAGGGGCTGCTGCTCTACGTGGATCAGCTCGAGGAACTGGTGACGCTCGCCTCCGCCGAGGAGGCGGCCCAGGCGGGCATCGCGCTCGGCGAGCTGGCCGAGGGCGTCACCGGCGTGCGGCTGCTGGCCACCGGCCGCAGCGACTTCCTCACCCGGCTCACCGGGGTGCCGGGGCTCGGCGCCGCGGTGCCGCGCGCGCTCTACCTCTTGCGCGCGCTGACGCCCGAGGAGATGCGCGAGGCCATCACGGGCCCGGCGCGCGTGAAGGGCGTGCGCTTCGAGTCCGAGGCGCTGGTGGACACGCTGGTGGCGGCCACCGCGGCCACCGAGGGCGGCCTGCCGCTGCTCCAGTTCGCCCTGGCGGAGCTGTGGGAGGCGCGCGACCGGGCCGCGGGCGTCATCACCCAGGCGGCGCTCGATGGGCTGGGCGGGGTGTCGGGCGCGCTGGCGCGGCACGCGGACGGGGCGGTGGACAGCCTGTTGCCCGACCAGCGCGTGGCCGCGCGCGGGGTGCTGCTGCGCCTCATCACCGCGGACGGCACGCGCGCGCGCAAGACGGACCGCGAGCTCGTGGGGGACGACCCACGCTACCGCGCCGCGCTGGAGGCGCTGGTGCGCGCGCGGCTGCTCGTGGCGCGCGAGGCGGAGGAGGGCACCTCCTACGAAGTGGCCCACGAGGCGCTCGTCACCGGGTGGAAGACGCTGGCGCGCTGGCTGGTGGAGTCCACCGAGCGCCGCGAGGTGCAGGCGCGCCTGGAGACGGCCGCGGCCCACTGGGAGCGGCTGGGGCACGCGCGCGATGTGCTCTGGGGCCCGCGGCAGCTCGCGGAGACGGCGGTGCTGGACGCCGCGGAGCTGACGCGACGGGAGCAGGACTTCCTGGAGGTGTCACGCCGCACGGTGGTGCGCAGCCGCCAGGTGCGGCGCGCGCTCGCCGCCGGGTTCCTCATCCTCCTGGCGCTCGTGTACGGCGGCGGGCGGCTGCGCGAGCGCTGGCGGCTGAGCCAGGAGGTGCAGGCCCAGCTGAGCGAGGCCTCGCGCGCGCTCGGCGAGGCCCGGGACAAGCGCCAGGCGCTGAGCGCCGAGCGGGACCAGGCCTTCCGGCTCTACAGCGCGGGGCACAAGGCGGAAGGCGACCGGGCCTGGGCGCACGCCGCGGCCCGCAGCGCGCAGGTGCGCGAGCACTTCGACGCGGTGGCGGACCGGCTGGAGCGCGCGCTGGTGCTGGAGCCGGGCCGCAAGGAAGTCTGGGACGAGCTGGCCAGCTACCTGCACGAGCGCGCCCTCCTGGCCGAGCAGGAGGACGAGAAGGTCACCCTGCCCACGCTGCTCCAGCGGCTGCGGCTCTATGACGTGGGCGGCCACCGCTGGCAGCAGTGGAGCGAGCCCGCGCACCTGGCGCTGGCGTTCAAGCCCGCGGGCGTGCAGGCGAGGCTCCTGCCCGTGTCCCGCGGCGCGGACGGCCACGAGGTGCTGGGCACGCCCCTCTCCTGGCCGCCCCCCGAGGGCCCGGGGGCGGACCTCCCGGTGCCGCCGGGCAACTACCGGCTGGAGGCGGAGGCGCCGGGCCATGAGCCCCTCCTCCTGCCGCTGCGGGTGGTGCGTGGCGAGCGGCGGGTGATGGAGCTGCCGCTGCTGCCCCAGGGCTCACTGCCCAAGGGCTTCGTCTACGTGCCCCCGGGGCAGGTGCTCTTCGGCAGCGCCGAGGACGAGAGCGTGCGCGAGTTCTTCAACGCCGTTCCCATCCACGAGATGAAGACGGCGGGCTTCCTCATTGCCCGCCACGAGACGACGTACGCGGATTGGATTGCCTTCCTGGAGAGCCTGCCCCCCGCCCAGCGCGCGAAGCACGCGCCGGCGGTGGGCGCGCTGGGCTCGCTCTTGAAGCTGGAGCAGGTGGGGGACACCTGGCGGCTGAAGATGCAGCCCAGCTCCGTGCTCTACACCGCGTGGGCCGGGGAGAAGCTGCGCTACGCCAAGCGCGCCTGGAACGCCGAGCAGGACTGGCTGAAGATGCCCGTCTCCGGCATCACCTTCGACAGCGCGGAGGCCTACGCCGCGTGGCTGTCGAAGACGGGCCGGGTGCCCGGCGCCCGCCTGTGCTCCGAGCTGGAGTGGGAGCGCGCCGCGCGGGGATCGGACGGGCGGGAGTACCCCCACGGAGACCGGCTGGCCCCCCGCGAGGCCAATTTTGATCTCACGTACGGCAAGGAGGCAGGCGGCTTCGGTCCGGACGAAGTGGGCCGTCACCCGGCCTCCCGCAGCCCCTTCGGCGTGGACGACATGGCGGGCAACGTCTGGGAGTGGGCCTACTCCTGGCTGGAGCCCGGCAAGCCCGTGGTGCGCGGCGGCAGCTACTACTTCGCCGCCCCCTCGGCCCGCTCCTCCAACCGGGAGCTCCCCGAGCGCGACGCGAGAGATCCGACGGTGGGCTTGCGCCTGTGCGCCACCCCTCCCTCGCCTGCTCGCTGA
- a CDS encoding response regulator, with product MSQSATKMLPEDVSAAVQPAKKRVLVVDDFDDAREMYAEYLEFAGFLVETARNGAEAVEKAQEASPDIILMDLSLPVMDGWEATRLIKNDIRTRDIPVMALSGHVLAGSEHHAKEAGADEFVAKPCLPSDLEDKIRTMLKPSKVKGKR from the coding sequence ATGAGCCAGTCGGCCACGAAAATGCTGCCAGAGGATGTCAGTGCAGCGGTCCAACCAGCGAAAAAGCGGGTGCTCGTCGTCGATGACTTCGATGATGCGCGCGAGATGTACGCCGAGTACCTGGAGTTCGCCGGCTTCCTCGTGGAGACGGCGCGCAACGGGGCCGAGGCCGTGGAGAAGGCCCAGGAGGCCTCGCCCGACATCATCCTCATGGACCTGTCCCTGCCGGTGATGGATGGCTGGGAGGCCACGCGGCTCATCAAGAACGACATCCGCACGCGCGACATCCCGGTGATGGCGCTCAGCGGCCACGTGCTCGCCGGCAGCGAGCACCACGCGAAGGAGGCAGGGGCCGACGAGTTCGTGGCCAAGCCCTGCCTGCCCTCGGACCTGGAAGACAAGATCCGGACGATGCTCAAGCCGAGCAAGGTGAAGGGCAAGCGCTAG